A single genomic interval of Anopheles marshallii chromosome 2, idAnoMarsDA_429_01, whole genome shotgun sequence harbors:
- the LOC128707871 gene encoding fatty-acid amide hydrolase 2-B → MKIEPESSTMSSPLKALVEFLRLIYAKCYRKVVRECNQQMSFAIRRLLRAAMCVFSWFVMPYSQCVSSRIERRKLPPIDNPLLLLSATVLAERIRKGEVRSEDVVRAYVQRCQQVNPLLNAIVEDRFEAALEEAREIDRQLANGTLGTAEQLARTKPLLGLPVSIKESLAVEGMSNTAGRKLHEKKVALSDAPVVRQVKSAGGIVLLVSNTPELCLCWETYNQCTGLTRNPYNLQRTAGGSSGGEAALIAAAGSLLGVTTDIAGSSRLPAMFTGVFGHKPSPYVVSPYGHHPSCDDENWGSFFTPGAMCRYAEDLPLLLEAMRDPEGAPITLDKPVPIGALKCYYMENDGPSGLTRPIDPDIVRAIRDVAAHLNAQRVNLKRLRWTLDISVCKMLRMKNVETIYSPQANGKPDTTIKREVFKYLLGVSKSDLPSVMIGPMQHIVNNYIPQSRLDFLDSQTEKLRQDFIDLLGTDGVFIYPGFPNTAHRHYRIFHKLVDTTYMMVFNTVGLPAASCMVGFDREKLPIGVQIVAAPGQDHLIFAVAKELERRFGGWVSPS, encoded by the exons atgaaaatcgaACCGGAATCATCGACAATGAGTTCGCCGCTGAAGGCGCTGGTAGAGTTTCTGCGGCTCATTTATGCCAAGTGCTACCGCAAAGTGGTCCGCGAATGTAACCA ACAAATGAGTTTCGCTATACGCCGGCTGCTCCGGGCAGCCATGTGCGTGTTCAGCTGGTTCGTCATGCCCTACTCGCAGTGCGTCAGTAGCCGGATAGAGCGTCGCAAGTTGCCCCCGATCGATAATCCGCTTCTGCTGCTGTCAGCCACCGTGCTGGCCGAACGTATCCGCAAAGGTGAGGTGCGCAGCGAGGATGTGGTCCGTGCGTACGTACAACGCTGTCAGCAGGTCAATCCCCTGCTAAATGCCATCGTGGAGGATCGGTTCGAAGCAGCCCTGGAAGAGGCGCGCGAAATTGATCGACAGCTGGCGAACGGTACACTTGGCACCGCCGAGCAACTGGCACGCACAAAACCGCTCCTAGGGCTGCCGGTCTCCATCAAGGAAAGCTTAGCCGTGGAGGGCATGAGCAATACGGCCGGTCGCAAGCTGCACGAAAAGAAGGTTGCCCTCAGTGATGCACCGGTCGTGCGGCAGGTGAAAAGTGCCGGTGGCATTGTGCTGCTAGTGAGCAACACACCCGAACTGTGTCTGTGCTGGGAAACGTACAACCAGTGCACGGGGCTGACGCGCAACCCTTACAACCTGCAACGTACGGCCGGCGGTTCTTCCGGTGGTGAAGCGGCCCTGATTGCGGCCGCCGGTTCACTGCTCGGTGTCACGACCGATATCGCCGGCTCATCCCGACTGCCCGCCATGTTCACTGGAGTGTTCGGCCACAAACCATCGCCGTACGTAGTGTCCCCGTACGGGCATCATCCCTCGTGTGACGATGAGAATTGGGGTAGCTTCTTCACACCCGGTGCGATGTGCCGGTACGCGGAGGatttgccactgctgctggaaGCGATGCGTGATCCGGAGGGTGCGCCCATTACGCTGGACAAACCGGTACCGATCGGTGCCCTCAAGTGTTACTACATGGAAAACGATGGACCGTCCGGCTTGACGCGACCGATCGATCCCGACATTGTGCGCGCGATCCGTGACGTGGCCGCCCACCTGAACGCGCAACGCGTCAACCTGAAACGGTTGCGCTGGACGCTGGACATTTCGGTGTGCAAAATGTTGCGCATGAAGAACGTGGAAACGATTTACAGCCCCCAGGCGAACGGTAAACCGGACACCACGATCAAGCGCGAGGTGTTCAAGTATCTGCTTGGCGTGTCCAAGTCTGATCTACCGTCGGTCATGATTGGGCCCATGCAGCACATCGTCAACAATTACATTCCCCAGTCCCGGCTCGACTTTCTCGACAGCCAGACGGAGAAGCTGCGCCAAGACTTCATCGATCTGCTCGGCACGGACGGTGTGTTTATCTATCCCGGCTTCCCAAACACGGCCCACCGGCACTATCGCATCTTTCACAAGCTGGTCGATACGACGTACATGATGGTGTTCAACACCGTCGGGCTGCCGGCCGCATCCTGCATGGTTGGGTTTGACCGCGAGAAGCTACCGATCGGCGTACAG ATTGTCGCTGCCCCCGGACAGGATCATCTCATCTTTGCCGTAGCCAAAGAGCTAGAGCGACGGTTCGGTGGTTGGGTGTCTCCATCCTAG
- the LOC128717514 gene encoding protein IWS1 homolog A-like, with translation MKINKKGKSRRKRSKAGSSGSQNEATKSIETQRLRRESRALNSLPKDNVSVLNHDEPNIIETRSQTSDRKLRSQRSNLVKIRKQQYRCNSLVRSMCAFSITSDSENYIQEPKQLEGSSDEKKVNSQTEQELSGDSVKNVKKKRRTNIIHSNDQGSLKDQSTCAKPGASDSGKYIRDRKGSPGVTIKVLEKRLLRSRKGNILKQKHNEPNIKTITQTAHSKKRTHRSSLVKVRKKSSLVRSKSAKMQATGSGKYNQQRILMDDSNDDNEVNIQPDSEASGDSVRNMKKKRAGKLVQKDGQDVLNDDSTSVKSSASSSGKSIQKRKRSNDPRDDAKVSIKDKSDFSGGFVKHEKKKRRANIVHGDYQGALNDISTSAKPGASDAGKYIRHRNGMCDDELANIQPDLNALDVSDVAGNIKKEKQKRSGNTVHGDDQDVHEDSMSLGRGKFVKQRNRCDDLNDEKKFSIPINSDASGGTEENVKETKKILYVLVQDILADGFTSVKLRASGGGKYIQQRKRSDDSSDAAKVRSHTDSDAVDSSTKNVTKKNDKLGGTVVHGDGQDALNVDSAPATARASDNGKNIRLRKRNNDSANEEEVSIHTSLDLSSGSVERINKKKKKRGEKYVHRDDQFIPDVGFTSAKPSASDGGKYTKRKKRKRSCDSRNEAEICIQTVSDSSGGSETNIKKKKNANIVHGDQKDILEDRPSSACASDSREYTQQQNLNDDLIDEEEIIMQHQNMQKTDEETNTVHCDDLNILHNDSKSGQFLSDFDFMTARKKAENAHRRKRNHDGDTYDSEALMALLDQMKQAAIQDRQLNLDGKPATKKIAILHKVMKQLIKKDLQPILLSHNVLHVLAEWISPLPNKALPCLQIRQCILKLLADFPSIETPYLKQSGIGKAVMYLYKHPKEIKANRAQASVLISRWFRSVYNISTDFNGMSRDERRQHDLRQLPKQIKPSTPDAVPSKQVVRSDFWLFDTHKNTIRPGEKGWVSRARVPMPSDKVYIVRPKSNIETNVISNMRKKQPNRYEMYLKKFNGYKRKNTIRSPVQLAITDEKKMCDY, from the coding sequence ATGAAGATCAATAAAAAGGGTAAATCAAGACGCAAACGTTCCAAAGCTGGTTCTAGTGGTTCCCAAAATGAGGCTACAAAATCCATCGAAACACAGCGTTTGCGACGTGAATCGCGTGCCCTCAACAGTTTACCAAAAGACAACGTATCAGTACTGAACCACGACGAACCGAACATCATCGAAACACGATCTCAAACTTCTGATCGCAAACTGCGATCGCAACGTAGCAACTTGGTTAAGATTCGCAAACAACAGTACCGGTGCAACTCGCTGGTTCGTTCTATGTGTGCGTTCTCAATCACTTCTGATAGTGAAAACTACATCCAGGAACCAAAGCAATTGGAAGGTTCAAGTGACGAGAAGAAAGTCAACAGCCAGACCGAACAAGAACTATCCGGAGATTCTGTGAAAAACgttaaaaagaaaaggagaacAAATATAATACATAGTAATGACCAGGGTAGCCTTAAAGATCAATCTACTTGTGCGAAGCCTGGTGCTTCAGATAGTGGAAAGTATATCAGGGATCGAAAGGGTTCCCCTGGTGTAACCATAAAAGTACTAGAAAAACGATTGCTGCGTTCACGAAAGGGCAACATCTTAAAACAGAAGCACAATGAACCTAACATCAAAACAATAACTCAAACTGCTCACTCCAAAAAGCGAACCCATCGTAGTAGCTTGGTAAAGGTTCGTAAGAAAAGCTCACTAGTTCGTTCAAAGTCTGCGAAGATGCAAGCTACAGGCAGTGGAAAGTACAATCAACAAAGAATACTAATGGACGATTCGAATGACGACAATGAAGTCAACATCCAGCCCGATTCAGAAGCGTCTGGTGATTCTGTAAGAaacatgaaaaagaaaagagcagGAAAACTAGTACAAAAGGATGGTCAGGATGTCCTAAACGATGATTCAACTTCTGTGAAGTCAAGTGCTTCATCTAGTGGAAAGTCCatccaaaaacgaaaacgaagcaACGATCCAAGGGACGACGCGAAAGTAAGCATCAAGGACAAATCTGATTTTTCCGGGGGCTTTGTGAAacacgaaaagaagaaaagaagagcAAACATAGTACATGGTGACTATCAGGGTGCCCTAAATGATATTTCTACGTCTGCAAAGCCGGGTGCTTCAGATGCTGGAAAATACATCAGGCATCGCAATGGAATGTGTGACGACGAGCTGGCTAACATTCAACCTGATTTAAACGCGTTAGATGTTTCGGATGTTGCGGGAAACATAAAGAAAGAGAAGCAGAAAAGAAGCGGTAACACAGTACATGGTGACGACCAGGATGTCCACGAAGATTCTATGTCACTAGGTAGGGGAAAGTTCGTCAAGCAACGAAACCGATGCGACGATTTAAATGACGAAAAGAAATTCAGCATCCCGATCAATTCAGATGCGTCCGGTGGTActgaagaaaatgtaaaggagacaaagaaaatattatatGTCTTAGTCCAGGATATCCTAGCCGATGGGTTTACGTCTGTGAAGTTAAGGGCTTCAGGTGGCGGGAAGTACATCCAGCAACGAAAGCGAAGCGATGATTCAAGTGATGCAGCAAAAGTAAGAAGCCACACTGATTCAGATGCGGTCGATAGTTCTACAAAAAATGTAACGAAAAAGAATGACAAATTAGGAGGAACTGTAGTACATGGTGACGGCCAGGATGCCCTAAACGTTGATTCTGCGCCTGCAACGGCTCGTGCTTCAGATAATGGAAAGAACATCAGGctacgaaagcgaaacaatgATTCAGCCAACGAGGAGGAAGTCAGCATCCACACCAGTTTAGATTTGTCTAGTGGTTCTGTGGAAAGAataaacaagaagaagaagaaaagaggAGAAAAATACGTACATAGGGACGACCAGTTTATTCCAGACGTTGGTTTCACGTCTGCGAAGCCAAGTGCTTCAGATGGTGGAAAGTacaccaaacgaaaaaagcgaaagcgaaGTTGTGATTCAAGAAACGAGGCGGAAATCTGCATCCAGACCGTTTCAGATTCGTCAGGTGGTTctgaaacaaacataaagaagaaaaaaaatgcaaacatagTACATGGTGACCAAAAGGATATCCTAGAAGATCGTCCCTCGTCTGCATGTGCTTCAGATAGTAGAGAGTATACTCAGCAACAAAATCTTAACGATGATTTAATTGACGAAGAGGAAATCATCATGCAGCATCAAAATATGCAGAAGACGGATGAAGAAACCAACACAGTTCATTGTGACGATCTGAATATCTTACACAATGATTCGAAAAGTGGACAGTTTTTGTCGGATTTCGATTTTATGACGGCTCGCAAAAAGGCGGAAAACGCCCATCGTCGCAAGCGCAATCATGACGGTGATACCTACGACAGTGAGGCACTGATGGCACTATTGGACCAAATGAAGCAGGCAGCCATACAGGATCGACAATTAAACCTAGACGGTAAGCCAGCCACGAAGAAGATCGCCATCCTGCACAAGGTGATGAAGCAGCTAATCAAGAAAGACCTGCAACCGATCTTGCTCAGCCACAATGTGCTCCATGTACTAGCCGAGTGGATCTCACCGCTGCCCAACAAAGCACTACCATGTTTGCAGATTCGTCAGTGCATCCTGAAACTGTTGGCCGATTTTCCTAGCATCGAAACGCCCTACCTAAAGCAGTCCGGAATAGGGAAAGCGGTCATGTACCTGTACAAGCACCCGAAAGAAATCAAAGCCAACCGGGCACAGGCTAGCGTGTTGATCAGCAGATGGTTTCGATCGGTCTACAACATAAGTACCGACTTTAATGGGATGTCGCGCGATGAGCGTCGCCAGCATGATCTGCGGCAGTTGCCGAAGCAGATCAAACCATCGACACCGGATGCTGTTCCATCGAAGCAAGTCGTTCGGTCTGATTTTTGGTTGTTCGATACACATAAAAACACTATCCGTCCGGGTGAGAAAGGCTGGGTCAGCCGGGCACGCGTCCCGATGCCCTCCGACAAAGTGTACATCGTGAGACCGAAATCAAATATTGAGACCAATGTGATCAGCAATATGAGGAAGAAGCAACCAAATCGCTACGAAATGTATCTGAAGAAGTTTAACGGCTACAAACGGAAAAACACGATACGCTCTCCAGTACAGCTTGCCATTacagatgaaaagaaaatgtgtgaCTATTGA
- the LOC128719373 gene encoding proteasome subunit beta type-3, which yields MSILAYNGGCVVAMKGKNCVAIATDHRFGVQAQTIATDFEKVFEINPHMYLGLVGLQTDILTVYQRLLFRKNLYEVRENRQMTPERFAAMLSNFLYEKRFGPYFIEPVIAGLDPKTYEPFICNMDLIGCPNLPNDFVVAGTCAEQLYGMCETLWKPDLEPNRLFEVISQALVNAFDRDAISGWGATVYIIEKEKITVKKLKTRMD from the coding sequence ATGTCTATCCTCGCGTACAACGGAGGCTGCGTGGTGGCAATGAAGGGCAAGAACTGTGTGGCTATTGCCACCGATCACCGGTTTGGCGTACAGGCACAAACCATTGCCACAGACTTTGAGAAGGTGTTCGAAATCAATCCACACATGTACTTGGGGCTGGTCGGGCTGCAGACAGACATCCTGACGGTGTACCAGCGGTTGCTGTTCCGGAAAAATCTGTACGAAGTCCGGGAAAACCGGCAGATGACACCGGAACGGTTTGCGGCCATGCTTTCCAACTTCCTGTACGAGAAACGCTTCGGGCCGTACTTCATCGAGCCGGTAATTGCCGGGTTGGACCCGAAAACGTACGAACCGTTCATCTGCAACATGGACCTTATCGGATGTCCCAATCTGCCGAACGATTTCGTGGTGGCTGGCACGTGTGCGGAACAGCTGTACGGTATGTGTGAAACACTCTGGAAGCCGGACCTGGAACCGAACCGCCTATTCGAGGTGATCTCCCAAGCGCTGGTGAACGCGTTCGATCGAGATGCAATCTCCGGTTGGGGCGCAACCGTATACATCATCGAGAAGGAAAAGATAACGGTGAAGAAGCTGAAGACGCGTATGGATTAA